The genomic DNA GGCTAGCATCTCTCGCTCGGCGGCCAACCAATCGCTTGCGCTTCCGTTCGCCACTCGGGCCATCAACCCGGCCACGCGCCCCTCCAGGAACGGTGAGAGTACGACCTTGCCGATATCCCTCAACAACGCGCCGGTGTAGGCCAGCGAGGGGGAGACCTGCCCCCCGTGCTCATGGGCGATCAAGCGTGCAGCGATGGCGCCCTGAAGGCCGCTCGCCCAGAGGCCCGCGGGCCCTGTCAGGTAGCCCTCGAGGCTGGCCTGGATCCAGCTGTCGCATCCTTGGAGCACGGCTGCTGACACGACCGTGCGTTCACCAAGATAGGACACCGCGTGATCGAGATGTTCGATCGGACTGGAGGGCGCCATGGCAGACGCGTTTGAAATCCTCAACACGCGAGCCGTCAGGGGGCCGTCCTTCTCGACCACGGCGATCACGTCCGGAATAGCGTGCTCCGGATCCTCCATCAGCTCCAGGAGCTGCTTCGCGGATTCCGAGAGCGGTGCCATCCCGCGGATGAGTTTCTGGAGTTCACGCTCGCTGACGGCTCCCACACTCGCCTCCCCGTAGGGCTCATCGGCGAGCGCAGCAAACCGACGACCGGTGTTTCCCGGAGAGCTCGATTGGGGGATTTCCCAATGCGACCCCCGCGAGGCCCGGATGCCTTGCCCTGGTACACTTCAAACGGATATGCGCGCTTCCGTTTTCCTCCCCCTGCTGCTCCTCGCCTCATGCTCGGGCTCCGCGACCCCGGTTGGCCAGGACCCTCGGGCCGTTCTCTCCTGGGCGCGCGAGGGGGCGAATGCCTTCGAGATCCGCCGCGACGGCCAGACGCTCGGGGAGCTTCGGCCCGATGGGCACGGTGGCTTTCGCCTGAAGGGTGCAGCGGTAGAGGCCGAGATGAACGTCGACGAGCGGCGGCTGAAAGCAGCCCAGCCCTATCCGCGCCGCATCCGCGTCGAGGGGAGAGTGAAGGGCGGTGCGGCTGGCTTTCGCAACGAATACACCCTGCTCGCCCCGCCAGGCCCGCTTCCGGTC from bacterium includes the following:
- a CDS encoding HDOD domain-containing protein; protein product: MGAVSERELQKLIRGMAPLSESAKQLLELMEDPEHAIPDVIAVVEKDGPLTARVLRISNASAMAPSSPIEHLDHAVSYLGERTVVSAAVLQGCDSWIQASLEGYLTGPAGLWASGLQGAIAARLIAHEHGGQVSPSLAYTGALLRDIGKVVLSPFLEGRVAGLMARVANGSASDWLAAEREMLARIIHEEVAFLN